In Streptomyces sp. ML-6, the genomic stretch CCGCGAGGGCCGGTACGGGAAGGGCGTGACGGCCCCGCGCGGTTCCCGGCGGACGCCGTGACCCCGTGGCGCCGTGGCGCCGTTACCCCGTGACCCCGGGACGGCGGGCGGCCCCGGCCCCCCGGATGTCCGGGAGTCCGGGGCCGCACCCCCTCACGCACCTCCGTGCCGTCACTCCGTGCGCAGGCCCTCCGGCCGCATCATGCGCCACAGCGGTGGCAGCGAGATCAGTGTGACCAGCAGGATCAGCGCGCCGCCCGCGCCGGCCATCGGCAGGAACAGCCACCAGTCGGTGACCTCCTTGTCGAGCATGGAGATCAGGGTCGCGCCCAGGCCGATTCCGCCCGCGACCGCCACCGCCAGTCCGACGACCACGGGCACCGCCGTCTGCCAGAGCACCGACCAGCCCAGTGTGGAGCGCCGGGTGCCGAAGGCGACCAGGACCGACAGCAGGCGCTTGCGCTCGCGCAGCTGCTCCAGCTGCGAGACCATCATCGAGGCCGCGATCAGCAGCAGCGTCGCCGTGCCGCCGACCTGGAGGCCGCGCTGCACGCTGGCGTACTTCTTGTCACGGGCCACCGATGTGAGGGACGACACCCGCGCCGCGCGGTCGACCTCGGCCACCGCGTTCCGTACGTACTCCGCGACGTCCTCCACGCTCTCGTCGACCCGGACGTGCGTCTCGGTCGTCGCGTCCGGCAGGGTGCTCGGGTCCACCGCGCCGAGGGTGGCCAGGATGCCGCTGGTCTCGTCGCCCAGCGGGGTGTTCCGGGCGGTGACCGTCCGGGCGTCGGCGGGCAGCCTCCACCGCACCGACTTCTTGAGATCCCCCGAAGTGGCCACGACGTCCTCGCCCTTGCGGGCCGTCTTGTCGACCCAGAGGGACAGCTCCTTGTTCTTCGCGGGGTGCGAGACGAAGGTGTCGCCGTCCTTGCAGGAGCCGATCCGGGCCATCTCGCGCAGGCTCGCGCAGTCGGCGACGGTCAGGCTGGTGGTCCGCTGGACCTCTCCTTCGCCCCCCGCGGCGCCCTTCGCGTCGCCGGGATGGGTGACGTACACGTTGATCTTGCCGATGGCCCACGTCACGCCCTTGGCGGCCCGGAGCGCCTCGACGGTCCTGGTGGCGCCGTCCCGGGTGACCTTCTCGGAGTACGAGGAGAACTGGGCCCGCGTGCTGTCCTGCTCGGTCACCTTGATGAACTCGTCGGCGACCGCGGCGGTCAGCATCTGCAGCGCCACCGCGCCCGCGACCGCGACCGTGATCCCGCTGACCGCCCGGGAGGCCGACCCGCTGCTCAGCTGGAGCCTGCGGATGGCGAGCTGCCAGGCCACCGGGCCGCCGTGCAGCCGGTTCACCAGCGCCTCGACCAGCCAGGGCAGCAGCAGCGCGAGCCCGACCAGGACCAGCACCGCCCCGCCCGCGATCGGATACGGGTCGACCGTGCCGTACGTGTCGACCTTGCCGGTCAGGCCGAGCACCGCCAGGCCGGCGAACGGCAGCGGCAGCCGCCACCAGAGCCGGCGCCCGCGGCTGCGGCCGTTGCGGATGACCCCGAGCGGCTCGACGACCACCGCGCGCATCGCGCCCAGCGTCACCACCACCGCCGTCAGCGGCACCGCGACGACCACCAGGGCCGTCAGCCGGAGGTCGGGCACCAAATCGGCCGGGAAGACACTGACGTTCCACATCTCGATGCGGCCGACGAACTGCCGGCCCACGAGGAAGAACGCCACACCCGTCACCACCCCGAGGAGCGCCCCGAACAGGGCCTCGCCCGCCGCGATCCGCCGGGTCATCCGGATGTCCGTGCCGACCAGGCGCAGCGCGGCGAGCCGGCGGTCGCGGCGGTCGCCGCCGAACCGCACCGCCGTCACGATGAAGATCGCGACCGGCATCAGCAGCACCACGCAGATCATGATGATCAGCACGATCAGGATGGGCGGCATCTCCTCGGCCAGGTTCCGGTCGCCGTACCCGGCGATCCGGTGGGTGCCGGGTCCGGTGGCCAGGGTGTCGTCGCCCGCGTAGTAGACCAGGTCGTTCGGCGAGACCAGGCCCGGGGTGCCGATGGTCCCGACGGTCCGGTACGGCAGCCGTTCCCTGAGGAGGGCGCCGTCCGAGGAGCCCAGCAGCTCCTTCAGCGCGGGGGAGACCACCATCTCGCCGGGGGCGGGGAAGCGGTCGACGCCCGGCGGGCGCACCGGGTGCGCGCCGTCCGCCCGCATCAGCCAGCCCTCGACGACGTGCCCGCGGAACTCCGTCTCGATGTCGGCCAGCAGCACCGAGGCGCCGGACTTCGAGGCGGGCCCGCCCGACGAGGGGTCGAGGGGGTTCGCGGCGCGGGCCGCGCTGCGGTCGGAGCGCTGCTGGAGCATGTGCGGCACGGAGGCCGCGGTCAGCAGCAGGGCCACGCCGAGTCCGACGCCGACGGCGGTCAGCGCGGTGCGGATCCAGCCCTCGCGGCCGCCCCCGGCACCGAAGCGCATGCCGAGGCCGAGGTCGCGGATCCAGGCCGCGAGACCGGTGGGGGCGGTGGGGCGCGGGGCGGCCGGCGGGGCCGCCGCGCTCTTCTCGTCGAGCAGGGTCATCCGATGGGCTCCAGATCGCGGGTCCGCCCGTCGCGCACGGTCACGTCACGGTCGGAGTACGCGGCCACCCGCGCTTCGTGGGTCACCAGGACCACGGCGACGTTGGTGGACCGGGCGGCCTCGGTGAGCAGCTGCATCACGCGCTCGCCGTTCAGCGAGTCCAGCGCGCCGGTCGGCTCGTCCGCGAAGATCACCTTCGGGGAGGCGGCCAGCGCGCGGGCCACGGCGACGCGCTGCCCCTGACCGCCGGAGACCTCGCCGGGCCGCTGGGCGGCGACGGTGTCGACCTCCAGCCGCTCCAGCCAGTGCAGGGCGGTGCGCTCGGCGTCCTTGCGCTTGGCACCGGCCAGCCGGAGCGGCAGGGCGACGTTCTCCACGCAGGTCAGCTCCGGGACGAGCTGGCCGAACTGGAAGACGAAGCCGAACTCGGTACGGCGCAGCGCGCTGCGCTCGGCGTCCGACATGGCGGACAGCTCGCGGCCCGCGTACATGATCGTGCCTTGGTCCGGGGTGACGATGCCCGCGAGGCAGTGCAACAGGGTCGACTTGCCCGAGCCGGAGGGGCCCAGCACGGCGACGACCTCGCCGGGGTGGATGGAGAAGGACGCGCCGTCGAGGGCGGGCGTCCGGCCGTACGTCTTGTGCAGACCGTCGGCGCTGAGCAGGGAACCGGCGGGGATCACGCGCCCACCTCCATGGCGAGCCGGTCGAGCCGGGCGGCGGTCAGTTCCAGCCAGCGCAGATCGGCCTCGAGGTGGAAGAGCGCGTGGTCGCAGATCAGCTGGTCGGCCAGATCGCCCCCGCGCTTGCGGTCGGTCAGGATGCGCATCAGGCGCAGGTGCTCGGCGCGCTGCGTGTCCAGCAGGGACTCCGCGCTGCGCCCGGTGAGCAGGGCCAGGACGACCTTGGTGTAGAGCGTCGACTGGAGGTACGGCTCGGGCTTCTCCGGCTGCGCCAGCCAGGCGCCGACATCGGTGATGCCGGCCTCGGTGATGGCGTACCGCTTGCGTTCGGGGCCGCCGCCGCTCTCTATCCCGTCGACCTCGACGAGCCCGTTCTTGAGCAGCCGCGACATGGTCGAGTAGACCTGCCCGTAGTGCAGGGGGCGGTCGTGGCCGAACTTCTCGTCGAACGCGCGCTTGAGGTCGTAGCCGTGGCGTGGGCCGGACTCCAGGAGCCCGAGCAGGGTGTGGCCGATAGACATGTGGAGCACTGTACATGGTGTGTATACCTCGGGTGTATACCCGGGGTGGGGGTACGGGAACGGGCGCGGGGAGGTGTCCTCCCCGCGCCCGTGTCTTCCCGGAATGGTTCGTTCCGCCCGGGGCCCGTTCTCCTGCGCCGTAGCGGTGCCCGTTCTCCCGCGCCCGTAGTGGTCCCCGCCCTCAGGCGCCGTCCGGTGCCCGGCCCTCGTCCGGCTCCGGCCGGTTCTTCGGCGGGCGTCCGCGGCGCGGGATCGGCCGGGCCGTCCCCGGCAGCCGGCCCGCCTCCGCCAGCGCGCGGCGCAGTAGGAACTCGATCTGGGCGTTCGCGCTGCGCAGTTCGTCGGAGGCCCAGCGGGCCAGGGCGTCGTGCACCGCGGGGTCCAGCCGCAGCAGCATCTGCTTGCGCTGCGGCTGTTTCCTGCGCTCCGGGGGCTGCTCGGTCACTGGTAGAGGGTGCCCGTATTGAGGACCGGCTGCGCCGCGCGGTCACCGCACAGCACCACCATCAGATTGCTGACCATGGCGGCCTTCCGCTCCGAGTCGAGCTCGACGATGTCCTGCTCGGCGATCCGGGTCAGCGCCATCTCGACCATGCCGACCGCGCCCTCGACGATCTGCTGCCGGGCCGCGACCACCGCTCCGGCCTGCTGGCGCTGGAGCATCGCGGAGGCGATCTCGGGGGCGTACGCGAGGTGGCTGAAGCGCGACTCGATGATCCGGACGCCGGCCGCCTGCACCCGGGCGGTCAGCTCCACGGCCAGCTTCTCGGTGATCTCCTCGGCGTTGCCGCGCAGCGAGAGGCCGTCCTCGTCGTGGGCGTCGTAGGGGTACTCGATCGCGATGTGCCGGACGGCCGCCTCGGTCTGGGTGGCGACGAACTCCAGGAAGTCGTCGACCTCGAAGAGGGCCTGCGCGGTGTCCTCGACCTTCCAGACGACGATCGCGGCCAGCTCGATCGGGTTGCCGTAGGCGTCGTTGACCTTCAGGACCGCGGTCTCGTGGTTGCGGACCCGGGTGGAGATCTTCTGGCTGCTGGTGAGCGGGTTGATCCAGCGCAGCCCGTCCGTGCGGATCGTGCCGACGTACCGGCCGAAGAGCTGGATCACCCGGGCCTCGCCCGGTGCGACCATCTTCACACCCGTCATGCAGAAGAACGAGGCGATGACCAGCAGGACCCCGAAGATGCACACCGGGACGCCCACGCCGTTGTTCCCGTTCGAGCCGACGACACCGCCGACGATGGCCAGGCCGATGCCGGCGATCACCCCGAGCACGGTCAGCAGCAGGCCGAGGCCGCCGGGAATGCTGTGTGCCGTCACCTCTCTCACCTGCGGCTCGGGCATCTGCGGGGCATCGGGCGCGAGTTCGGCGGGCAGGGTGGCCACATCGCGCGGATTGCTGTGGTCGGTCATGGAATCCCCCGTTTCGTACGGCTGGCTCGTGCTAGCAATGTGATTACACATTAACGGTTTTCGCAACCCTGGGCACCCCTCGTGAGTCGGTTCCCTAGAGAACGGGTGCTGATTGTCACGTCCGAGAAAGACCGCATCGCTTGCTTTTTGTCCTCGCCGACGGTGTTAGCTGGCTGGGCCGAGTGATCCGGTCCAGCAGAGAAACAGGAGCAACACAGCGATGGGTCGAGCTGATGCGCGACGAGCCCAGCGGCGCGGAGCGCGGCGGGCCCCCAATGGCGGCGGCATACGCAGACTCTTCACCTGGAAGAAGATGCTGGGCACCTTCTTCGGGCTCTGCCTGCTGGTCATGGGCGCCTTCGTGGCGCTCTACCTGTACGTGGACATCCCGAAGGCCAACGCCATGGCCGAGCGGCAGAGCAACGTCTACCAGTACAGCGACGGCTCCCTGCTGACCCGGGTCGGCAACGGCGTCAACCGCCAGATCGTGGACCTCGGGGAGGTCCCCGAGGACGTGCAGCACACCTTCGTCGCCGCCGAGAACAAGACGTTCTACGACGATGAGGGCATCGACCTGAAGGGCACCGCCCGCGGCATCCTCAACACGCTCAGCGGCAAGGGCAAGCAGGGTGGCTCGACCATCACCCAGCAGTACGTGAAGAACTACTACCTGACGCAGGACCCGACGATCAGCCGGAAGCTCAAGGAGCTGGTGATCTCCCTCAAGGTCGACAGCAAGAAGAGCAAGAACTACATCCTCGCCGGGTACATCAACACCGCGTACTACGGCCGCGGCGCGAGCGGCATCCAGGCCGCGGCGCAGGCCTACTACGGGGTCGACGCCAAGGACCTCGACGTCTCCCAGGGCGCCTACCTGGCCTCCGTGCTCCAGGCCCCCAGCCAGTACGACTGGCAGACCGCGAGCGAGACCGGCAAGAAGCTGGTCAAGGACCGCTGGGCCTACACGCTCGACAACATGGTCGAGATGAAGTGGCTCGACAAG encodes the following:
- a CDS encoding ABC transporter ATP-binding protein yields the protein MIPAGSLLSADGLHKTYGRTPALDGASFSIHPGEVVAVLGPSGSGKSTLLHCLAGIVTPDQGTIMYAGRELSAMSDAERSALRRTEFGFVFQFGQLVPELTCVENVALPLRLAGAKRKDAERTALHWLERLEVDTVAAQRPGEVSGGQGQRVAVARALAASPKVIFADEPTGALDSLNGERVMQLLTEAARSTNVAVVLVTHEARVAAYSDRDVTVRDGRTRDLEPIG
- a CDS encoding FtsX-like permease family protein, with translation MTLLDEKSAAAPPAAPRPTAPTGLAAWIRDLGLGMRFGAGGGREGWIRTALTAVGVGLGVALLLTAASVPHMLQQRSDRSAARAANPLDPSSGGPASKSGASVLLADIETEFRGHVVEGWLMRADGAHPVRPPGVDRFPAPGEMVVSPALKELLGSSDGALLRERLPYRTVGTIGTPGLVSPNDLVYYAGDDTLATGPGTHRIAGYGDRNLAEEMPPILIVLIIMICVVLLMPVAIFIVTAVRFGGDRRDRRLAALRLVGTDIRMTRRIAAGEALFGALLGVVTGVAFFLVGRQFVGRIEMWNVSVFPADLVPDLRLTALVVVAVPLTAVVVTLGAMRAVVVEPLGVIRNGRSRGRRLWWRLPLPFAGLAVLGLTGKVDTYGTVDPYPIAGGAVLVLVGLALLLPWLVEALVNRLHGGPVAWQLAIRRLQLSSGSASRAVSGITVAVAGAVALQMLTAAVADEFIKVTEQDSTRAQFSSYSEKVTRDGATRTVEALRAAKGVTWAIGKINVYVTHPGDAKGAAGGEGEVQRTTSLTVADCASLREMARIGSCKDGDTFVSHPAKNKELSLWVDKTARKGEDVVATSGDLKKSVRWRLPADARTVTARNTPLGDETSGILATLGAVDPSTLPDATTETHVRVDESVEDVAEYVRNAVAEVDRAARVSSLTSVARDKKYASVQRGLQVGGTATLLLIAASMMVSQLEQLRERKRLLSVLVAFGTRRSTLGWSVLWQTAVPVVVGLAVAVAGGIGLGATLISMLDKEVTDWWLFLPMAGAGGALILLVTLISLPPLWRMMRPEGLRTE
- a CDS encoding PadR family transcriptional regulator gives rise to the protein MSIGHTLLGLLESGPRHGYDLKRAFDEKFGHDRPLHYGQVYSTMSRLLKNGLVEVDGIESGGGPERKRYAITEAGITDVGAWLAQPEKPEPYLQSTLYTKVVLALLTGRSAESLLDTQRAEHLRLMRILTDRKRGGDLADQLICDHALFHLEADLRWLELTAARLDRLAMEVGA
- a CDS encoding SPFH domain-containing protein yields the protein MTDHSNPRDVATLPAELAPDAPQMPEPQVREVTAHSIPGGLGLLLTVLGVIAGIGLAIVGGVVGSNGNNGVGVPVCIFGVLLVIASFFCMTGVKMVAPGEARVIQLFGRYVGTIRTDGLRWINPLTSSQKISTRVRNHETAVLKVNDAYGNPIELAAIVVWKVEDTAQALFEVDDFLEFVATQTEAAVRHIAIEYPYDAHDEDGLSLRGNAEEITEKLAVELTARVQAAGVRIIESRFSHLAYAPEIASAMLQRQQAGAVVAARQQIVEGAVGMVEMALTRIAEQDIVELDSERKAAMVSNLMVVLCGDRAAQPVLNTGTLYQ